A DNA window from Anaerocolumna sp. AGMB13020 contains the following coding sequences:
- a CDS encoding AraC family transcriptional regulator, producing the protein MSKIIYPINPPISRLPIIVMGIGYEDNQPHMQRKDGYPLHQIFICKSGEGTLRVNDKTYIIKKGSFFYLMANSPHEYYGNSDKWEVRWISFSGDQIDDILTELKFDSNQVGALGNISNIDKMEASFKKIYVSLKSDNISGKFIASSVLYELLVDLYTMIHAKQEDESSEGNRIINLIRLYIDEHYNQDMTLEELSDLANITPQYLCKLFKKHLGLRPFQYITMKRIQNAKKMLSDYTMSVNDIAHKVGFSDCSYFCAIFKKYEMVTPTQFRGL; encoded by the coding sequence ATGAGCAAAATTATTTATCCCATCAATCCTCCTATCAGCCGCCTTCCAATTATAGTTATGGGCATAGGTTATGAGGATAATCAACCACACATGCAAAGAAAAGATGGATATCCCCTTCATCAGATTTTTATTTGTAAAAGCGGGGAAGGCACCTTAAGGGTCAATGATAAGACCTATATCATTAAAAAAGGGTCATTCTTTTATTTAATGGCGAATTCCCCTCATGAATATTATGGAAATTCAGATAAATGGGAGGTTAGATGGATTTCCTTTTCCGGAGATCAAATTGATGATATTTTAACTGAGCTTAAATTTGACAGTAACCAGGTTGGGGCACTTGGTAATATTAGTAATATTGATAAAATGGAAGCTTCCTTTAAAAAAATATATGTGTCCTTAAAATCAGATAATATTTCCGGAAAATTTATTGCTTCTAGCGTTTTATATGAGCTACTTGTAGATTTGTATACTATGATACATGCGAAACAGGAAGATGAATCCTCAGAAGGAAATCGTATCATTAATTTAATCAGGCTTTATATTGATGAACATTATAATCAGGATATGACCTTGGAGGAGCTTTCTGATCTTGCGAATATAACTCCTCAGTATTTATGTAAGTTATTCAAAAAACATCTGGGACTTAGACCCTTTCAATATATTACAATGAAAAGGATACAAAATGCCAAAAAAATGTTATCTGATTATACAATGTCGGTTAACGATATCGCACATAAGGTAGGATTTAGCGATTGTAGTTACTTTTGTGCTATCTTCAAAAAATATGAGATGGTTACTCCAACACAATTTAGAGGATTATAG
- a CDS encoding glycoside hydrolase family 2 TIM barrel-domain containing protein: MKQNNIYHEAPDKLHINTEPNRNYYIPFPKASNPFEERESSDYFHLLNGTWNFRYYNSFLDVEEDFLDKGFTETIPVPANWQLYGYDKPMYLNVRYPIPYNPPYVPDENPVGLYQREFQVDLSDGLERFLNFEGVDSCFYLYINKKFAGYSQVTHMTSEFNITEYLINGENSITVMVLKWCDGTYLECQDKWRFTGIIRDVYLLSRPKNRVCKYTVTSDYNKNIDSVNIDVLVQTNTEVCVKLFDAEDNLLFEAPLIDNKAKIEVKSPILWNAENPYLYKLILYTDQEAIGEKIGIRNIKIENGCVLINEAAVKFKGVNRHDSNPKTGACVTKKDMIEDLLLMKQHNINAIRTSHYPNAPIFLQLCDEMGFYVIDEADIEAHGSVEASHTTDNNGDYSGIALLANIKEYEAAILDRIDLMISRDINRSSVIFWSMGNESGYSKAFERAARYIKSVDNTRLVHYQSIHELEGVEKALDNEDTLDVVSSMYSSPEWIEKQFLPNKMEKRPFVLCEYCHAMGNSPGDLEEYWNVFYKYDRLCGGFVWEWCDHGVDLGVAETGKTMYAYGGDHKEPLHDGNFCIDGLVYPDRTPHTGLKEVKNVYQPIRINPIYMNRGVYEFVNTYDFTELSEKLICRYEVTEKGSLVLTEEMDIKLPAKSKKLITIPKLAGLSGESLYIRFIFTQKKDTKWAKSGSEIGFVQFAICEKARNFSPTASKQQIDFKENERFIEILGDNFTYCFDKRKGLFDKMEFNEIKLLEKPIEFNAFRAPTDNDCAVKGDWLKFHLNELITKVYATTVSKTEDSIVISNHLALGWYAYHNTFELFNKVYVYKSGQVKINSKVIVADKRPYLPRFGLRLFMDNNFSEVEYYGYGPYESYSDKHRASYKGIFADKIDEMHEDYIKPQENSSHFGCEYVKLGNGFLSLKIESEEDFSFNASEYSQEELSEKKHNYELKKSGYSILCVDYKQSGIGSTSCGPQLLEKYQLNEKEFEFNVFITPEMS, encoded by the coding sequence ATGAAGCAAAATAATATATATCATGAAGCACCGGACAAATTACATATAAACACAGAACCTAACAGAAATTATTATATACCCTTTCCGAAAGCTTCCAATCCATTTGAGGAGAGAGAGAGCTCAGATTATTTTCACCTTTTAAATGGAACCTGGAATTTTAGGTATTATAATAGTTTTCTGGATGTGGAAGAGGATTTTTTGGATAAAGGATTTACTGAAACTATTCCGGTTCCAGCAAACTGGCAATTATATGGCTATGACAAACCAATGTATTTGAATGTAAGATATCCAATTCCATATAATCCACCTTATGTTCCGGATGAAAACCCGGTTGGGCTATACCAAAGAGAGTTCCAGGTGGATTTATCCGATGGTTTAGAAAGATTTTTGAATTTTGAAGGAGTTGACAGCTGCTTTTATCTATATATCAATAAAAAATTCGCTGGCTACAGTCAGGTTACACATATGACCAGTGAATTCAATATCACAGAATATCTAATCAATGGTGAGAACAGTATTACAGTTATGGTTCTTAAGTGGTGCGATGGAACTTATCTGGAGTGTCAGGATAAGTGGAGATTTACAGGAATAATACGCGATGTTTATCTGTTATCCAGGCCTAAGAACAGGGTATGTAAATATACCGTAACCAGCGACTACAATAAGAACATTGACAGTGTTAATATTGATGTATTGGTACAAACCAATACTGAGGTTTGTGTTAAACTGTTTGATGCAGAGGATAACCTGCTTTTTGAAGCACCGCTGATTGATAATAAAGCGAAAATCGAGGTAAAATCACCAATCCTTTGGAACGCGGAAAACCCATATTTATATAAATTAATATTGTACACAGATCAGGAGGCTATCGGTGAGAAAATAGGCATCCGCAATATAAAAATCGAGAATGGATGTGTACTGATAAATGAGGCAGCAGTCAAATTCAAAGGGGTTAACCGTCATGACAGTAATCCTAAAACAGGGGCATGTGTTACAAAAAAGGATATGATAGAAGATTTACTATTAATGAAGCAACATAATATAAATGCTATAAGAACCTCCCATTACCCCAATGCTCCAATATTCCTCCAGCTATGTGATGAAATGGGATTTTATGTGATAGACGAAGCTGATATTGAAGCACATGGCAGTGTGGAAGCATCTCATACCACGGATAATAATGGGGATTATTCTGGTATTGCATTGTTGGCTAATATAAAAGAGTATGAGGCTGCAATTCTGGACAGAATTGATTTGATGATTTCAAGAGATATTAATCGGTCATCTGTTATATTCTGGTCTATGGGAAATGAAAGCGGATATAGCAAAGCCTTTGAAAGGGCAGCCAGATATATAAAGTCAGTTGATAATACAAGACTTGTTCATTATCAGAGCATACATGAATTAGAAGGAGTAGAAAAAGCCTTAGACAATGAGGATACCCTGGATGTTGTCTCATCAATGTATTCATCACCGGAATGGATAGAAAAACAGTTTTTACCCAACAAGATGGAGAAAAGACCTTTTGTACTCTGTGAGTATTGCCATGCAATGGGAAACAGTCCGGGGGATTTAGAAGAGTATTGGAACGTATTCTATAAATATGATAGATTATGCGGAGGTTTTGTCTGGGAATGGTGCGATCATGGGGTGGATCTGGGAGTAGCTGAGACTGGTAAAACCATGTATGCTTACGGCGGAGACCATAAGGAGCCATTGCATGATGGGAATTTCTGCATTGATGGCTTGGTTTATCCGGACAGAACTCCTCATACAGGCTTAAAAGAAGTTAAAAATGTATATCAGCCAATTCGTATCAATCCAATTTATATGAATAGAGGCGTATACGAATTTGTTAATACCTATGACTTTACTGAATTATCTGAGAAACTTATATGCAGATACGAAGTAACAGAAAAAGGAAGCTTAGTCCTCACAGAAGAAATGGATATAAAGTTACCTGCAAAATCGAAAAAATTAATAACAATACCTAAACTGGCAGGATTATCAGGTGAGAGCTTGTATATTAGGTTTATTTTTACGCAGAAGAAGGATACCAAGTGGGCTAAAAGTGGATCAGAAATTGGTTTTGTACAATTTGCTATTTGTGAAAAAGCCAGAAACTTTAGCCCTACTGCCTCAAAGCAACAAATTGACTTTAAGGAAAATGAACGTTTTATTGAGATACTAGGTGATAATTTTACATATTGTTTTGATAAGCGTAAGGGATTATTTGATAAGATGGAATTCAATGAAATAAAATTGCTTGAAAAACCAATAGAATTCAATGCATTTCGTGCACCAACAGATAATGATTGTGCTGTTAAAGGTGATTGGCTCAAATTCCATTTAAATGAACTGATTACGAAGGTATACGCAACCACGGTATCAAAAACGGAGGATTCCATAGTAATTTCCAATCATTTAGCTTTGGGCTGGTATGCTTATCATAATACCTTTGAATTATTCAACAAAGTATATGTATACAAGAGTGGTCAGGTTAAAATTAACAGTAAGGTAATAGTAGCAGATAAACGTCCTTATTTACCTCGCTTTGGACTTAGGCTGTTTATGGATAATAATTTTTCAGAAGTTGAGTATTATGGATATGGACCTTATGAAAGCTACAGTGACAAACACAGAGCCTCCTATAAAGGAATCTTTGCAGATAAAATAGACGAAATGCATGAGGATTATATAAAACCTCAGGAGAACTCCTCTCATTTCGGTTGCGAATACGTTAAGCTTGGAAATGGATTTTTAAGCCTTAAAATAGAATCAGAAGAAGATTTTTCGTTTAATGCCTCTGAGTATTCACAAGAGGAATTGTCAGAAAAAAAACATAATTATGAACTGAAAAAGAGTGGCTATTCCATTCTTTGCGTTGACTATAAGCAATCAGGAATTGGTTCTACAAGCTGCGGTCCTCAGCTCTTGGAGAAATATCAATTGAATGAAAAAGAATTTGAATTTAACGTTTTTATCACACCGGAAATGTCCTAA
- a CDS encoding YesL family protein, with protein MKFNLSSPLMDFLTTTAQYIALNIVFIICCIPIVTIGPALAALYQVIMRETRGEYGYLMRKYFQHFKEMFLQSFLTFLSFGIIVLLLLFNVGFWNAMEGILANIITVLVYIMLLAVACTFIYVFPLMARFKNAFLQTIKNAFYIALTNPVDTLMLVVIHILVLATLYYFPPSQIFMLFVGFCFIISCNSYILQRVFKKYEADTALQANIH; from the coding sequence ATGAAATTTAACTTGAGCAGTCCTCTAATGGACTTTTTAACAACAACCGCGCAGTATATCGCTTTAAACATTGTTTTTATTATTTGTTGTATACCTATTGTCACAATTGGCCCGGCACTTGCTGCACTTTATCAAGTCATAATGAGAGAAACCAGAGGGGAATACGGATATCTGATGCGAAAGTACTTTCAGCATTTTAAAGAGATGTTTTTACAGTCATTTCTGACCTTCCTTTCTTTCGGGATAATCGTTTTATTACTTTTATTCAATGTTGGGTTTTGGAATGCGATGGAAGGTATCCTTGCTAATATTATTACCGTGCTTGTCTATATCATGCTGCTGGCTGTTGCCTGTACCTTTATCTATGTTTTTCCGTTAATGGCCAGATTTAAGAATGCTTTTTTGCAGACAATTAAAAATGCTTTTTATATAGCTCTGACGAACCCAGTTGATACCCTTATGCTAGTTGTTATCCATATATTGGTACTTGCTACACTATATTACTTTCCACCCAGTCAGATTTTTATGTTATTTGTCGGTTTCTGTTTTATTATATCTTGCAATTCTTATATTTTGCAAAGAGTATTTAAGAAGTATGAGGCTGATACCGCTCTCCAAGCTAACATCCACTAA
- a CDS encoding ABC transporter permease subunit, producing MAIKMKQNNVAANKNTYKKRKNNIEGKKMFLLILPFLILCFMFSYYPLHGWIYAFYDYRAPLKLSQTEFVGFKWFKALYSNPTQVKQILIVLKNTFAMSFLGLATSFLPVLFAVFLSEIKCKRFKNVVQTLTTLPNFISWTLVYSVAFSLFSSTGMVNSVLQKFDLINAPLKFLDSNEHVWLMMILWSIWKGLGWGAIIYLAAIAGIDQEMFEAARVDGAGRYHIIKNITIPSLMPTYLVMLMFTVSSFLSNGMDQYYVFQNAFNKQHIQVLDLYVYNIGMTGKSLSLATAIGILKSLVSLTLLFFVNFVSKKTRGESII from the coding sequence ATGGCTATAAAAATGAAACAGAACAATGTAGCGGCAAATAAAAATACATATAAGAAAAGAAAAAATAATATAGAAGGCAAGAAGATGTTCTTGCTTATACTTCCTTTTCTTATCTTGTGTTTTATGTTTTCGTATTACCCGTTGCATGGATGGATATATGCGTTCTATGATTATAGAGCTCCACTCAAGTTATCACAGACAGAATTTGTTGGTTTTAAGTGGTTTAAGGCATTATATAGTAATCCAACACAGGTAAAACAGATTCTTATTGTACTAAAAAATACATTTGCAATGAGCTTTTTGGGACTGGCAACTTCCTTCCTTCCAGTTCTGTTTGCAGTATTTTTAAGTGAAATTAAATGTAAGCGGTTTAAAAATGTGGTACAGACCTTAACGACTCTGCCCAATTTCATCAGCTGGACTCTGGTTTATTCGGTAGCCTTTAGTTTGTTTTCCTCAACAGGAATGGTAAACAGTGTATTGCAAAAGTTTGATCTTATCAATGCGCCGCTTAAGTTTTTGGACAGCAATGAGCATGTCTGGCTTATGATGATCTTATGGAGTATATGGAAAGGCTTGGGCTGGGGGGCTATTATATATCTGGCTGCGATTGCCGGTATTGACCAGGAAATGTTCGAGGCAGCCAGAGTAGATGGGGCTGGCAGATACCACATTATTAAAAATATCACGATTCCTTCCTTAATGCCTACCTATTTGGTTATGTTAATGTTTACCGTATCCAGCTTTTTATCAAACGGTATGGACCAATATTATGTTTTTCAGAATGCATTCAACAAACAGCATATTCAGGTACTTGACTTATATGTCTATAACATTGGTATGACAGGTAAAAGTTTATCATTGGCAACAGCAATTGGTATCCTCAAAAGCTTGGTAAGTCTGACATTGTTATTCTTTGTTAACTTTGTATCGAAAAAGACCAGAGGCGAAAGCATTATATAG
- a CDS encoding carbohydrate ABC transporter permease, with the protein MKNNKKLGAKRKRTTGDVLFNTFNYTFFALFTIICFYPFYYLIINSISSNELSANGYINLIPKQLHIQNYIDVFQLSGLANAAFISVARTVIGTACTVMSSAFLGFMFSQQKLWCRRLWYRAVVITMYFSAGLIPMFMTMKSLGLNNSFWVYIIPAIVQPFNIIMVKTYVESIPASLQEAAEVDGAGVLTRFFKIILPTSTPILATIAIWSAVGQWNSFQDTLIYITDQKLYSLQYLLYSYINQASSLALLVKASGNLSAVSSLVTMQTPTSIRMTISVIVVLPILFIYPMFQKYFVKGIMIGAVKG; encoded by the coding sequence ATGAAAAATAATAAAAAGCTTGGGGCTAAAAGAAAACGAACGACAGGTGATGTTCTGTTTAACACCTTTAATTATACTTTTTTTGCTTTGTTCACAATTATATGTTTTTATCCATTTTACTATTTGATCATAAATTCAATCAGTTCCAATGAGCTTAGTGCCAATGGCTATATCAATCTTATACCAAAGCAGCTGCATATTCAGAATTATATTGATGTCTTTCAATTAAGCGGCTTAGCAAATGCGGCATTTATCTCCGTAGCCCGAACTGTAATCGGTACAGCATGTACGGTTATGTCATCCGCTTTTTTAGGATTTATGTTTAGTCAGCAGAAATTGTGGTGCAGAAGATTGTGGTACAGAGCAGTAGTAATTACCATGTATTTCAGTGCAGGTTTAATTCCGATGTTTATGACGATGAAATCCTTAGGTCTTAACAATAGCTTCTGGGTATATATAATCCCTGCGATTGTACAGCCCTTTAACATCATCATGGTAAAAACCTATGTGGAATCTATCCCGGCATCACTTCAGGAAGCCGCAGAGGTAGACGGTGCAGGGGTGTTAACTAGATTCTTTAAAATAATACTTCCCACCAGTACACCAATACTAGCCACAATAGCGATATGGTCAGCAGTAGGTCAGTGGAATTCCTTCCAGGACACCCTGATATATATAACGGATCAGAAACTTTATTCCTTACAGTATCTGCTATATTCTTATATCAATCAGGCAAGTTCTTTGGCATTATTGGTGAAGGCATCCGGTAATTTATCAGCTGTTTCCAGTCTTGTCACCATGCAGACACCGACATCGATACGAATGACAATCTCCGTAATCGTTGTATTACCGATATTATTCATTTACCCGATGTTCCAGAAATATTTCGTAAAAGGTATTATGATTGGAGCAGTGAAAGGTTAA